The following are from one region of the Chloroflexota bacterium genome:
- a CDS encoding amidohydrolase: MIIDFHTHIFPPSMRKNRERHIRRDRTFAALYANPKARMATAENLIAAMDEDGVDVAVAMGIGWTDHDTAREANDYIIEASQRYEGRIVGFASVNPAWGTAANGCDLAAREAERCADAGLSGIGELHPDTQAFDLGDRDTMASLMSVIEERGLILNTHSSEPVGHIYAGKGSVTPDILMRFIGNFPDATIVCAHWGGGLPFYALMPEVKAALRNVYFDSAASPFLYTPQIYSTVSSLVGVDKALFGSDYSLLRPRRLLAEIAAANLSPQDRAAIQGGNAARLLGLA; the protein is encoded by the coding sequence ATTATCGACTTCCATACGCACATATTCCCGCCGTCCATGCGTAAGAACCGCGAGCGACACATACGGCGAGACCGTACATTCGCCGCGCTGTACGCCAATCCCAAAGCACGCATGGCGACCGCCGAAAACCTGATTGCCGCGATGGACGAAGACGGCGTGGATGTCGCGGTAGCGATGGGCATCGGCTGGACAGACCATGACACCGCGCGCGAGGCGAACGACTACATCATCGAAGCGTCACAGCGCTACGAAGGACGCATCGTAGGTTTCGCGAGCGTCAATCCGGCGTGGGGTACGGCTGCGAACGGCTGCGACTTAGCGGCGCGTGAAGCCGAACGATGCGCGGACGCCGGACTGAGCGGCATCGGCGAGCTGCACCCGGATACGCAGGCATTCGACCTCGGCGACAGGGACACGATGGCAAGCCTAATGTCGGTCATCGAAGAGCGCGGTTTAATCCTGAATACGCATTCGTCTGAGCCTGTGGGACACATTTACGCTGGCAAGGGCAGCGTTACGCCGGACATCCTGATGCGATTCATCGGCAACTTCCCGGATGCCACGATAGTCTGTGCCCACTGGGGCGGCGGGTTGCCATTCTACGCGCTGATGCCGGAAGTTAAAGCAGCGCTGCGCAATGTCTATTTCGACAGCGCGGCATCGCCATTCCTGTACACGCCGCAGATTTATTCGACGGTATCGTCGCTAGTCGGCGTGGATAAGGCGCTATTCGGCAGCGACTACTCGCTCCTGCGCCCACGCCGCCTGCTAGCCGAAATCGCCGCCGCTAATCTATCGCCGCAAGACCGCGCCGCCATACAAGGCGGGAACGCCGCGCGCCTGCTGGGGCTGGCGTAG
- a CDS encoding Uma2 family endonuclease, with protein sequence MTTPATTSIVYPDSDGMPLPDGEYQSPLFSAAVSTLRLFFRDVPGSRVNGDTFIYYVEGNPRIFFSPDCYVATDLSEESIESIVRRNVYLTWEVGKAPDFILEIGSPSTAQNDLGSKRDLYAELGIREYWKYDGTGGDFYGEPLVGERLVDGEYQRLERRVEADGSVWAHSDALNLDLWWIDGELRFWNPLAEQWLLNHEQEHLRAEEERIGRMAAESRADEEQARADEERARAERAEFRLAEMEAELRRLRGE encoded by the coding sequence ATGACCACACCAGCCACGACTTCCATAGTTTATCCAGATTCGGATGGTATGCCATTGCCTGATGGAGAGTATCAATCGCCACTGTTTTCTGCGGCAGTCAGTACCCTAAGACTTTTCTTTCGCGATGTTCCCGGCAGCAGAGTTAACGGCGATACTTTCATATATTATGTTGAAGGCAACCCGCGCATTTTCTTTTCACCGGACTGCTATGTGGCGACTGATCTTTCAGAGGAATCCATAGAATCTATAGTGCGCAGAAACGTCTATCTGACATGGGAAGTGGGAAAAGCGCCTGACTTCATTCTTGAGATAGGCTCGCCAAGCACGGCGCAGAATGACTTGGGCAGCAAGAGAGACCTGTACGCCGAATTAGGCATTCGCGAGTACTGGAAATACGATGGTACGGGCGGCGATTTCTACGGCGAGCCGCTTGTGGGTGAACGGCTTGTGGACGGTGAGTATCAGCGTTTGGAGAGGCGTGTCGAGGCTGACGGAAGTGTGTGGGCACACAGCGATGCGTTGAATCTTGACCTCTGGTGGATAGATGGCGAGTTGCGGTTCTGGAATCCGCTTGCCGAGCAGTGGCTGCTGAACCATGAACAAGAGCATCTGCGCGCTGAAGAAGAACGAATAGGCCGTATGGCGGCAGAGTCTCGCGCGGACGAAGAGCAAGCACGCGCGGACGAAGAGCGAGCACGCGCTGAACGAGCCGAATTTCGTCTGGCGGAGATGGAAGCCGAACTTCGGAGGCTGCGCGGCGAGTAA
- the speD gene encoding adenosylmethionine decarboxylase has protein sequence MNERYGALGTHLLVELNDCNPSLLDDMPLLRRVLLRAAEEAGATIVGEVFHKFSPIGVTGIVCIAESHISIHTWPEHAYAAVDIFTCGEDFKPRKAANFIAESLQSRQCDITEVQRGGVSASLSAAFGD, from the coding sequence TTGAATGAGAGGTACGGGGCGCTAGGCACGCACCTTTTGGTGGAATTGAACGACTGCAACCCATCGCTACTCGACGATATGCCGCTGCTCCGGCGAGTGCTGCTTCGCGCCGCGGAGGAGGCGGGCGCCACCATCGTCGGCGAGGTGTTCCACAAGTTCTCGCCCATCGGCGTAACCGGCATCGTCTGCATCGCCGAGTCGCACATCAGCATCCACACCTGGCCCGAACACGCCTACGCAGCCGTGGACATCTTCACCTGCGGCGAGGATTTCAAGCCACGCAAGGCGGCAAACTTCATCGCAGAAAGCCTGCAATCCCGCCAATGCGACATCACCGAAGTGCAGCGCGGCGGCGTCAGCGCGTCCTTGTCCGCGGCGTTCGGCGACTGA
- the speE gene encoding polyamine aminopropyltransferase: protein MRTPPEGNWHYELITEGLMQLERIREVLFEGDSPYQHVLIHDAECFGRTLVLDDKTQSTELDEFVYHEALVQPAMLAHPEPRSVFIAGGGEGATAREALRHKSVERVVMVDLDELVVSMCRQHLPNHHQGAFDDPRLTLLHQDALRYIETTDERFDIAIIDVPDPLEAGPAYLLFTQEFYRSLRSRLNPGGIMVAQSGPTGATFYEQCFSAVANTAASMFPAAHLCEAFIPSFGTTWGFVVSAPDDTVLTLTAGEIDRRIAQRIAGGSGALRSYDGIAHRGMFAVPKFLREAVAAETQVITRASPLFVV from the coding sequence ATGAGAACTCCGCCCGAAGGCAACTGGCACTACGAACTTATCACCGAAGGCTTGATGCAGCTCGAGCGCATACGCGAGGTGCTGTTCGAGGGCGACTCGCCGTATCAGCATGTGCTCATCCACGACGCCGAGTGCTTCGGCAGGACGCTGGTGCTGGACGACAAGACGCAGTCCACGGAACTCGACGAATTCGTGTATCACGAGGCGCTCGTGCAGCCGGCAATGCTGGCGCATCCCGAACCGCGCTCGGTGTTCATCGCGGGCGGCGGCGAAGGCGCGACGGCGCGAGAGGCGCTGCGGCACAAGTCCGTCGAGCGCGTGGTAATGGTTGACCTAGACGAGCTGGTCGTGAGCATGTGCAGGCAGCACCTGCCGAATCACCACCAAGGCGCGTTTGACGACCCGCGCCTGACGCTGCTGCACCAGGACGCGCTGCGATACATCGAGACAACCGACGAGCGCTTCGACATCGCAATCATCGATGTGCCAGACCCGCTAGAGGCAGGTCCGGCGTACCTGCTATTCACGCAGGAGTTCTATCGTTCGCTGCGATCGCGGCTGAATCCGGGCGGCATAATGGTGGCGCAATCCGGACCGACGGGCGCGACATTCTACGAGCAGTGCTTCTCCGCCGTGGCGAACACCGCCGCGTCCATGTTCCCGGCCGCGCACCTATGCGAAGCGTTCATCCCATCATTCGGCACGACCTGGGGATTCGTAGTTAGCGCGCCCGACGACACGGTGCTCACGCTCACCGCCGGCGAGATAGACCGCCGCATCGCCCAACGCATCGCAGGGGGAAGCGGCGCGCTACGCAGCTACGACGGCATCGCGCACCGTGGCATGTTCGCCGTCCCCAAGTTCCTGCGCGAGGCGGTGGCGGCAGAGACACAGGTGATTACGCGCGCGTCTCCGCTGTTTGTGGTGTGA
- a CDS encoding HNH endonuclease codes for MAARPGFRRWTREETIIVFNLYCQIPFKDSNKSHPDVQRFAKLVNRSPSAVNMKIGNFGSFDPELKKRGITGLRNASRLDRQIWDEFHNDWQTLIEESERLIAEKEKTLDDAPAVDPVPENKELPERLGGERLAVRRVRENQPFFRKAILSAYESECCITGIDIETLLVASHIKPWAESDSTEKLNPQNGLCLNALHDRAFDRGLITVADDYTIMVSEQVSRSTNDAVRDLLLTYEGRQIKLPSRFVPRTDFIQWHRNNVFAH; via the coding sequence ATGGCGGCTAGACCTGGTTTTCGTAGATGGACACGCGAAGAAACCATCATAGTGTTCAACCTGTACTGCCAGATTCCATTCAAGGACTCCAACAAGTCCCATCCAGATGTTCAACGATTTGCTAAATTGGTCAATCGTTCCCCCTCTGCCGTCAACATGAAAATCGGGAACTTTGGCAGCTTCGACCCGGAATTGAAGAAACGCGGCATAACAGGACTTCGCAACGCATCTCGCTTAGACAGACAAATATGGGACGAGTTTCACAATGACTGGCAGACGCTCATTGAGGAGAGTGAGCGACTAATCGCAGAAAAAGAGAAAACACTTGACGATGCCCCTGCGGTTGACCCTGTCCCTGAGAATAAGGAGTTGCCCGAAAGATTGGGTGGGGAAAGGCTGGCCGTTCGCAGAGTCAGGGAAAATCAGCCGTTCTTCCGTAAGGCGATATTATCTGCCTATGAAAGTGAATGCTGTATCACCGGCATTGACATAGAGACTCTGTTAGTCGCAAGCCATATTAAGCCCTGGGCGGAATCCGACAGCACCGAAAAACTAAATCCGCAAAATGGATTGTGCTTGAACGCCCTGCATGACCGCGCGTTTGACAGGGGACTAATCACCGTCGCGGACGATTACACCATTATGGTCAGTGAGCAAGTTTCGCGTTCAACAAACGACGCTGTGCGTGATTTGTTGTTGACATACGAGGGGCGACAAATCAAACTCCCAAGCCGATTTGTTCCCCGTACCGACTTTATCCAATGGCATAGGAACAATGTTTTCGCGCACTGA
- a CDS encoding AAA family ATPase, with the protein MDWHIPTTTGQSTTVSLTTGEPLLIVGPNGSGKSALLQQFISSHPNENIKRITAYRQTWLESGSVDLTPARRKGLDDQIRNYERQAESLWKEGANYYGYGVQHSAILFDLVASENMRARAITRQVDEENIDGAKELSRSSVSALSQLNDLIRLGNLAVKIEISDDDTEILALHQNANAPFSISQMSDGERNAVLIAAQVLTVEDGTILLIDEPERHLHRSITEPFLSALFERRTDCTFVVSTHEIALPIAHPNAQVIITRSCQWNGNAPSSWDIDVLERDTDLPEDIKRSILGSRKRMLFIEGKQDSLDIRLYQQLFPDVTVIPIGTCDDVQRAVSGLRKTQSLNDVEAFGLIDRDNRTEENIEKLADDYVYVLDAYSVESLYYCSEAIRAVAKRQAETLNTDAEAMNASATTRALNVVGHQDVVERMAKKLCVRKIRSSLLSKVPDWNSIGASEDLAVTIPSSCDYKNELSHYQKLVAQRKLDIIVARYPIRESAAFGEIVKSLRFKDRKDYEKAVIALIRKDKELADAIKYRIEPLADALANSVPHLPISSA; encoded by the coding sequence ATGGACTGGCATATCCCCACAACCACTGGGCAATCCACGACAGTAAGCCTAACCACTGGAGAGCCGCTACTTATAGTTGGACCCAACGGATCTGGTAAGTCGGCATTGCTACAACAGTTCATTTCGTCGCATCCTAATGAGAATATCAAGCGTATCACGGCATATCGGCAGACATGGCTTGAATCAGGAAGTGTTGACTTGACTCCTGCAAGACGTAAAGGACTCGACGATCAGATCAGAAACTACGAGCGTCAAGCAGAATCTTTATGGAAGGAAGGCGCAAACTATTATGGTTATGGAGTCCAACATTCTGCAATCCTATTCGATCTGGTCGCAAGTGAAAATATGCGCGCACGAGCAATCACCCGTCAAGTTGATGAAGAAAATATAGATGGGGCGAAAGAACTGTCCCGATCATCAGTGTCTGCACTCAGCCAACTCAATGATCTAATACGACTCGGAAACTTAGCGGTTAAAATCGAGATTTCTGATGATGATACCGAGATACTGGCTTTACATCAGAATGCCAACGCACCATTTAGTATTTCCCAAATGTCGGATGGCGAACGTAATGCAGTCTTGATTGCAGCACAAGTGCTTACCGTCGAAGATGGAACTATACTACTGATTGACGAACCCGAGCGTCATCTTCACAGGTCCATCACTGAGCCATTCCTGTCAGCCCTATTTGAACGGCGCACTGATTGTACATTCGTCGTATCGACACACGAAATAGCCCTGCCAATCGCTCATCCAAATGCGCAAGTGATAATAACTCGGTCGTGTCAATGGAACGGCAATGCCCCTAGTTCTTGGGATATAGATGTACTTGAAAGGGATACAGATTTACCAGAGGACATCAAACGGTCAATCCTAGGGTCAAGAAAGAGGATGCTCTTTATAGAGGGCAAACAAGACAGTTTGGATATTCGACTTTACCAGCAATTGTTCCCGGACGTTACAGTGATTCCAATAGGAACTTGTGATGATGTCCAGAGAGCAGTCAGTGGTCTAAGGAAAACACAATCCCTTAATGATGTTGAAGCGTTCGGTCTGATAGACAGGGACAACCGAACGGAAGAAAACATTGAGAAACTCGCAGATGACTATGTGTATGTTCTTGACGCTTACTCAGTTGAATCGCTCTACTATTGCTCGGAAGCTATCAGAGCAGTCGCCAAACGACAGGCGGAGACCTTGAATACAGACGCCGAAGCAATGAATGCTTCGGCAACAACCCGCGCACTCAATGTCGTTGGCCATCAAGATGTTGTCGAAAGAATGGCTAAGAAATTGTGTGTCCGCAAGATACGAAGCTCGCTACTGTCCAAAGTCCCAGACTGGAATTCCATTGGAGCAAGTGAGGATTTGGCAGTCACAATCCCATCATCCTGCGATTACAAGAATGAATTGTCCCATTACCAAAAATTAGTCGCACAGAGAAAATTGGATATCATCGTCGCTCGTTATCCCATCCGAGAATCGGCGGCTTTTGGTGAAATTGTAAAATCACTTCGGTTCAAGGATCGAAAAGACTATGAGAAAGCGGTCATCGCGCTAATTCGGAAGGATAAGGAATTGGCCGACGCCATCAAATATCGTATCGAGCCTCTTGCTGATGCTCTTGCGAATTCGGTACCACACCTTCCAATATCTTCAGCATGA
- a CDS encoding DUF104 domain-containing protein: MLKKVRARYSEGSLTPLTPLDLSEGEIVSLTVEVESKLSKEERAEKVKPAADVWTEQEDLERIRRAVNGPKLSTDEWLEKVRKRRVASRTRITADEIIEMRDADRT, translated from the coding sequence ATGCTTAAGAAGGTAAGAGCAAGATACTCCGAAGGCTCGCTCACGCCGCTCACGCCGCTCGACCTGTCCGAAGGCGAAATCGTGTCGCTGACCGTCGAGGTGGAATCGAAACTCTCTAAGGAAGAGCGTGCCGAGAAAGTGAAGCCTGCTGCGGACGTGTGGACAGAACAAGAAGACCTCGAAAGAATCAGGCGCGCAGTGAACGGTCCTAAGCTTTCTACAGATGAGTGGCTTGAAAAGGTACGCAAGCGCAGAGTTGCGTCCCGAACGCGGATTACGGCAGATGAAATCATTGAAATGCGCGACGCGGACCGCACATGA
- a CDS encoding type II toxin-antitoxin system VapC family toxin, protein MTAVADSSALVASVVDHGSDTRWVDAAFAGEDLACPELALAEASNILRRMELAGQLSYTEATAAYTELFDIDIVLYPFTPFAERIWQLRNNLTIYDAWFVALAEALDCPLVTLDRRLSRAPGPTCAILSPD, encoded by the coding sequence ATGACTGCCGTCGCCGATTCTTCCGCGCTGGTCGCGTCTGTGGTGGACCACGGCAGCGACACTAGATGGGTAGATGCCGCCTTTGCAGGCGAAGACTTAGCTTGTCCGGAACTGGCGCTTGCGGAAGCCAGCAACATCTTGCGTCGGATGGAACTCGCCGGGCAACTATCGTACACAGAAGCGACGGCTGCCTATACTGAACTGTTCGATATCGACATTGTTCTGTATCCCTTCACCCCATTCGCCGAGCGGATATGGCAGTTGCGGAATAATCTGACAATCTACGACGCATGGTTTGTTGCGTTGGCAGAGGCACTCGATTGCCCGCTTGTTACACTTGACCGCAGGCTCAGTCGTGCGCCAGGTCCAACCTGCGCTATCTTATCCCCTGACTAA
- a CDS encoding isoleucine--tRNA ligase translates to MFNPVDTKTDFTAMERDILDWWERNDIPTKYMQRNSGADKTHSFIDGPITANNPMGVHHAWGRSYKDIFLRFRAMQGYDQRYQNGFDGQGLWIEVEVEKELGFKSKRDIEAFGVGKFVDMCKQRVDRFADIISQQSIRLGYWMDWDDSYHTKSDENNYTIWHFLKTCHRKGWLYEGRDVMPWCPRCGTGLSEHEIVTEGYKEIVHPGLFVKFPLINVPSPSMSEGQDGSEESKESLLVWTTTPWTLTANAAAAVHPEKTYIKVRQGDDTLYLIKERASVLKGDYEVLGELPASELVGARYRAPFGELPVQEGVEHRVVAWDEVSESEGTGIVHIAPGAGKEDFELGNENGIPAIAPLDEYGDFVDGFDWLTGRNVYDTNDAIYDSLKAKGVFYNLERYSHRYPVCWRCDSELVFRLVDEWFISMGEKHDKPREELTGAEKADSLRYQIMDVVDDIRWVPEFGYARELDWLRNMDDWMISKKRYYGLALPIYKCAECGWFDVIGSETELQCRAVEGWDEFAGNSPHRPWVDSVKIRCDKCGATVSRIEDVGNAWLDAGIVSFSTIQYRHDQEYWRKWFPADWISESFPGQFRNWFYSLLTMSTVLENTAPFKSVFSYALMRDDKGEEMHKSKGNAIWFEDAAERMGVDAMRWVFLRQNPALNINFGFRSADEVRRRFIIPLWNVYSFFVTYANIDRYDATATPPPVSERAELDRWILSELNQLVREVTDAFENFDPDRAARHVEGFVEYLSNWYVRRSRRRFWKAGILAENADADKHGAYATLYECLLTLIKLIAPVTPFMTEQMYGNLTNGQSKESVHLDDFPVADESLIDESLSRATRMIMQLSSMGRAARQKAGIKVRQPVQTMKVLVSGESDKATVEALSDQLREELNVKDVEVIYDSEGMGDIHFWDWKVSPNMRVLGPKYGPRLREITEGLTEMDPREVVTKLRQREKVVIPPKDVSLPRIELGASEEEIVRMSEDAPQTATYVFTKGPDDPVLSSGLFDILEERIAPEGFAAEEDRAYSVALSTEITPDLRLEGDARELVHGIQNMRRSADFDIADHIVTYYESSPELHAVIAAHGDYIRQETLSQELVSQLPADDAYTETLKVNSIQATIGVRRAG, encoded by the coding sequence ATGTTCAATCCCGTCGATACCAAGACCGATTTCACTGCTATGGAACGCGACATCCTCGACTGGTGGGAGCGCAACGACATCCCGACCAAGTATATGCAGCGCAATTCCGGCGCCGATAAGACTCATTCGTTTATCGACGGGCCCATCACCGCCAACAATCCTATGGGCGTTCATCACGCCTGGGGCAGATCCTACAAGGACATCTTCCTGCGTTTTCGCGCTATGCAGGGCTACGACCAGCGCTATCAGAACGGCTTCGACGGGCAAGGGCTTTGGATCGAAGTCGAAGTGGAAAAGGAACTCGGCTTCAAGTCCAAACGCGACATCGAAGCGTTCGGCGTCGGCAAGTTCGTGGATATGTGCAAGCAGCGCGTTGACCGCTTCGCCGACATCATCTCGCAGCAGAGCATCCGGCTCGGCTATTGGATGGACTGGGACGATTCGTATCACACCAAGTCCGACGAGAATAACTACACCATCTGGCACTTCCTGAAGACTTGCCACCGGAAGGGCTGGCTGTACGAAGGGCGCGATGTTATGCCGTGGTGCCCTCGCTGCGGCACGGGTCTGTCCGAGCACGAAATCGTAACCGAAGGCTACAAGGAAATCGTACACCCCGGTCTGTTCGTCAAGTTCCCCCTCATAAATGTCCCTTCCCCCTCGATGAGTGAAGGTCAGGATGGGAGTGAAGAAAGCAAAGAATCCTTGCTGGTCTGGACGACCACGCCTTGGACGCTCACCGCGAACGCCGCCGCCGCCGTACATCCCGAAAAGACCTACATCAAGGTGCGGCAGGGCGACGATACACTGTATCTCATCAAAGAACGCGCGTCCGTGCTGAAGGGCGACTACGAAGTGCTGGGCGAACTGCCGGCAAGCGAACTTGTCGGCGCGCGATACCGGGCGCCGTTCGGGGAATTGCCCGTGCAGGAAGGTGTTGAACACCGCGTCGTCGCGTGGGACGAGGTGAGCGAGAGCGAAGGCACGGGCATCGTGCACATCGCGCCGGGCGCCGGTAAGGAAGACTTCGAGCTGGGCAATGAGAACGGCATCCCCGCCATCGCGCCGTTGGACGAATACGGAGATTTCGTGGACGGCTTCGACTGGCTGACCGGACGGAATGTCTATGACACGAACGACGCCATCTACGACAGCCTCAAGGCCAAGGGCGTCTTCTACAATCTGGAACGATATTCGCACCGCTACCCGGTCTGCTGGCGCTGCGATTCGGAGCTGGTCTTCCGGCTGGTGGACGAATGGTTCATCAGCATGGGCGAAAAGCACGACAAGCCCCGCGAAGAACTGACCGGCGCGGAAAAGGCGGACAGCCTGCGCTACCAGATTATGGATGTGGTGGACGATATCCGCTGGGTGCCGGAGTTCGGCTACGCGCGCGAACTCGACTGGCTGCGCAACATGGATGACTGGATGATCTCCAAGAAGCGCTACTATGGCTTAGCGCTGCCCATCTACAAATGCGCCGAGTGCGGCTGGTTCGATGTCATCGGCAGCGAGACTGAGCTGCAATGTCGCGCCGTAGAAGGCTGGGATGAATTCGCCGGCAACTCGCCGCACCGCCCTTGGGTTGATTCGGTGAAGATTCGCTGCGACAAGTGCGGCGCAACCGTTAGCCGCATCGAAGATGTTGGCAACGCCTGGCTGGACGCGGGCATCGTGTCGTTCTCCACTATCCAGTATCGCCACGACCAGGAATACTGGCGCAAGTGGTTCCCCGCCGACTGGATTTCTGAGAGTTTCCCCGGACAGTTCCGCAACTGGTTTTACTCTCTGCTCACGATGAGCACAGTGCTGGAAAACACTGCACCGTTCAAGTCGGTCTTCAGCTACGCCCTGATGCGCGACGACAAGGGCGAGGAGATGCATAAGAGCAAGGGTAACGCCATCTGGTTCGAGGACGCCGCCGAGCGCATGGGCGTCGACGCGATGCGCTGGGTGTTCCTGCGCCAAAATCCCGCGCTCAACATCAACTTCGGCTTCCGTTCCGCCGACGAAGTGCGCCGCCGCTTCATCATCCCGCTGTGGAATGTCTATTCGTTCTTCGTAACATACGCGAACATCGACCGCTACGATGCCACGGCAACGCCGCCGCCGGTGTCGGAGCGCGCCGAATTAGACCGTTGGATACTGTCCGAGCTGAACCAGCTTGTCAGGGAAGTAACGGACGCGTTCGAGAACTTCGATCCGGATAGGGCGGCGCGCCATGTCGAGGGCTTCGTCGAATACCTGTCGAACTGGTATGTACGCCGCAGCCGCCGCCGCTTCTGGAAGGCGGGAATCCTCGCCGAGAACGCGGACGCCGACAAGCACGGCGCATACGCCACGCTGTACGAATGCTTGCTCACGCTGATAAAGCTCATCGCGCCGGTGACGCCGTTCATGACCGAGCAGATGTATGGCAATCTGACGAATGGGCAAAGTAAAGAAAGTGTCCATCTGGACGACTTCCCTGTCGCGGATGAATCGCTGATAGATGAAAGCCTGTCACGCGCAACCCGTATGATAATGCAGCTCTCAAGCATGGGACGCGCTGCGCGGCAGAAGGCGGGCATCAAGGTGCGCCAGCCCGTGCAGACGATGAAGGTGCTGGTGTCCGGCGAGTCCGACAAAGCGACGGTGGAGGCGCTGTCCGACCAGCTCAGGGAGGAGCTGAATGTCAAGGATGTAGAGGTAATCTACGACAGCGAAGGCATGGGAGACATACACTTCTGGGACTGGAAAGTATCGCCGAACATGCGAGTCCTGGGACCGAAGTACGGGCCGCGCCTGCGCGAGATTACCGAAGGGCTGACAGAAATGGACCCGCGCGAGGTCGTAACCAAACTGCGGCAGCGCGAAAAAGTCGTCATCCCGCCAAAGGACGTATCGCTACCCCGAATAGAGTTGGGCGCATCCGAGGAAGAGATAGTTCGAATGTCTGAAGACGCTCCTCAGACCGCTACTTATGTCTTCACGAAAGGACCCGATGACCCCGTACTGAGTTCCGGGCTGTTCGACATTTTAGAAGAAAGAATCGCTCCAGAAGGCTTTGCGGCAGAAGAAGACAGGGCATACTCGGTCGCGCTGTCGACGGAAATTACACCAGACCTGCGCCTCGAAGGCGACGCCCGCGAGCTTGTGCACGGCATTCAGAACATGCGCCGCTCCGCCGACTTCGACATAGCCGATCACATCGTCACGTACTACGAGAGCAGCCCGGAACTCCACGCCGTAATCGCGGCGCACGGCGACTATATCCGGCAGGAGACGCTGTCGCAGGAGCTGGTGAGCCAGTTGCCCGCCGATGACGCCTACACCGAGACGCTGAAGGTGAATAGCATACAGGCAACCATCGGAGTGCGGCGGGCTGGATAG
- a CDS encoding type II toxin-antitoxin system RelE/ParE family toxin: MEVIAYTDHRGRNPFRRWHDRLDSIAANRIESALFQMRAGNLSNARSVGRGVSEYRINFGPGYRIYFGRDGDTLIILLGGGTKSRQHRDIQNAHTLWREYRHNKRREA, encoded by the coding sequence ATTGAAGTCATCGCATACACTGACCACAGAGGGCGCAATCCCTTTCGGCGCTGGCACGACAGGCTGGATAGCATCGCGGCAAATAGAATAGAGTCGGCTTTGTTTCAGATGCGGGCGGGAAACTTATCCAATGCTAGAAGCGTCGGGCGCGGCGTATCGGAATACCGTATTAACTTCGGACCCGGATACAGAATCTACTTCGGCAGAGACGGCGACACACTAATCATCCTGCTCGGTGGCGGCACAAAGAGCCGCCAGCATAGAGATATTCAGAACGCTCATACTCTTTGGCGAGAGTACAGACATAACAAGCGGCGAGAGGCTTAA
- the sixA gene encoding phosphohistidine phosphatase SixA, which produces MNLYILRHGIAADRDSREYPDDDLRPLTGRGIDRMRRQVAGMNAIGIAPDVLIASPLVRAAQTADIVRQGLESPPRMVSSIALVPEAHPSAILHDIATHHSAVADVMVVGHEPHLSNLVAFALTGSVADIVKLKKGALCKLSIDPANTPERARLLWALTPRQILKMA; this is translated from the coding sequence ATGAACCTCTACATACTCAGGCACGGCATCGCTGCCGACCGCGATAGCCGCGAATACCCGGACGACGATTTGCGTCCTCTTACCGGCAGGGGCATTGACCGCATGCGCCGCCAAGTTGCGGGGATGAACGCCATTGGCATCGCTCCGGATGTGCTTATCGCCAGCCCGCTCGTGCGCGCCGCGCAGACGGCTGACATTGTGCGGCAAGGATTGGAATCGCCGCCGCGTATGGTGTCGTCCATTGCCCTTGTGCCTGAAGCGCACCCGAGCGCGATTCTTCACGACATTGCCACGCATCACTCCGCCGTTGCCGATGTGATGGTCGTCGGGCACGAGCCGCACCTTAGCAACCTTGTCGCCTTTGCGCTCACCGGCAGCGTCGCTGACATCGTCAAGCTCAAGAAAGGCGCGCTCTGCAAACTGTCGATTGACCCCGCGAACACGCCGGAACGCGCCCGCCTGCTATGGGCGCTGACGCCGCGCCAGATATTGAAAATGGCATAA